GCGAATACGTAGTCCTGGGTAAACCTGGCGGTTTGCCCGTCATCGGAATCGACGACTACTCCGGTCTGCTTCAGTTTCGGAACGAGCTGTTCGTAAGTATGCGCCGCTGTACTGATCCATTGTTTCCGGACCATGGACCCCTCCAGGACCGTAAATTCACCATCAATCTCACGCGCTTGAGCGTGAATACCGTGCTTCTTTGAAACGATCTCAAAAATGGGAGATTCCGTTCCGGATTCTGCGGCGACTTCAGTTACCGGCGAAATCGACTTCTTAGCAGGCTTAGTTGTGCGGAAGATGTTCACTCCTAGAACAGGCAACACAATCTGTGCCTGTGAAATGAAGTACTCCATGTCGGAAATATCGGATTCCGGCAGGGGCTGCTGTCCAGGCGCGGTACCGTTTACGAGCCGCGCACGCTTTGCCTCAGTCGCGAGTGCGATGAATCGGGACTCAAGGTATCGAGCGTGCGCCTTGGTGAGGTTCGAATCCTTGCTCGTTAGGAGAATCGCGCGCTCCCAGAAGTCCTTTCCGCCTTGTTCCTCGGGTCTGGAGTGTTGATATAGGCGTCGGCTGACGTCATCACCTTCCCCGATATACGCGACCATGCCTCCTACGC
This DNA window, taken from Gulosibacter molinativorax, encodes the following:
- a CDS encoding GIY-YIG nuclease family protein, giving the protein MSVGKSVRLFLSEGTPGGLITAEIMNWTGHVVAAPRSDLAKLTKRPEASRTGIYLLLGEDPDSVGGMVAYIGEGDDVSRRLYQHSRPEEQGGKDFWERAILLTSKDSNLTKAHARYLESRFIALATEAKRARLVNGTAPGQQPLPESDISDMEYFISQAQIVLPVLGVNIFRTTKPAKKSISPVTEVAAESGTESPIFEIVSKKHGIHAQAREIDGEFTVLEGSMVRKQWISTAAHTYEQLVPKLKQTGVVVDSDDGQTARFTQDYVFASPSAAAAVVHGRTANGRTEWRIPNGGINFGQWQTLGVENEPDTD